The genomic interval cgccggccctgTCTGCCGCCACCACGCaccgccagtcgccgccgccaccactccatcccgccgccaagcgccgccccgccggatccggccggGCGGGCGCGGGTCCGGACGGtttgccaccgtcgccacccGGCCAGCTCCTCGGGCCACTGAGCGCGTGCTGAGGCAAAGCCCCGCCGCTGTCGTCCCCGCGgccgcgcggctttgccggcgcccgctcaggcggcggcgaggtagagaaggagcgggggaggggggaggaggaggaagaagatggcgGCGGCATCGCCTCTCGTGTCACCCGTGGGGAGGGCGACGCGAGAGCTCTCGTCTTCCTTTTTTCCTACTAGGATACTCCAGTTTTATTAGTGATTTTTCGCTTTTATTACCCTTCAActaatattttcattttagaTCGGCTTTGTTTCACTTAGGACAACCAATGCGCCGGCTTCTATTTGTCAATGAACTCCCGTAGCTAACTTTAGATTATTACCTAGTTAAGGTTGGTCCAAAgtgccataaaaaataaatttaattggttCAAAATGAAAACATTTGTTAAATGACGGTCAAAAGcaaaacaatgataataaaagatgacccaaagtaaaatttactaGGTTTGACATCGTTGATCTACAGACATACATtggtcttatttaaaatttttgggcaaatatgaaaaaaaatcatatttaaaaTGCTTGTAATGataaaacacataaaaataATTACTCCCGTTGTTTCATATTGTAAATCATTTTGACCTTTTCTcttagtcaatttttttaagttgaacCAAATTTATACAAAAAGATAGcaacatttttaacacaaaacaaacatattacgAAGTGTTAGTTATAgtgaaattaatttgatgttgtagatgCTACAGATTTTTCTATAGacataatcaaatttaaaagaagtttgactatggaaaaagtcaaaacgatttataatatggaaaaaggaaatacatataaaataaatggtcaaacttATGTTGAGAGTCAAACCGTCAAATATTAAAAAGAGTACTAAAGAAGGGGCTTGCTCTTGAAAACAAAGACCGAATGACTTCATATGAACAGAACAGAGATTTAGATAAAAGAGTTCAGAACTCTGTCGACAATGGGGACAATGAGCCTGCGTCACGATTCTGTCATCTCATCTGGTATGCTCAAAATATAGAAAGTCCGAACTGAAAAAGTTCAGACGAACGAGTGAACGACACACGGCAATGGTTGGCCTGCAATTTTTCACTTCAGTTGAGAGTATGCTAAGATAGATCAACACAGGTTGTGCAGCTTTCCCCAAGAGTAgcagaagcatatatatatcacacaAATTTTAGTAAGCTCCTGTATATAAACATTCTATTGCAATTCTAAGTAGAAACTAGTGGTGATTGGTAAACAGTTTACTAACATGGGCATGCTTGCGGCTGCAACACATGTCTGCATTTTCATTATGCAAATATGTATGCAGACATGCACCGATTCAAATATCACCAACATATCAATGCTGTAGCCGAATGCCTGGTTCTACCAGCAAAATCATATACGTTAAGGGAGTTGGAACAGCTCAGTACCAATGTCCACGCGCTAATGCTTGGTTCCAGGACTGAGCATGCAGACCATATCGCCTCCTGCAGGAATTAGACCATCTTTTAGAAATCGAGATGCAGATGAAGGGAAACATATGACAATATACAGGTGAGAGAACACGATAAGGGTGATATTCAGATAACATACATTTAAAACAAGTTCATTTAActattattaaattatagtaTATAGTATTAGTTTAGCTGGAAAGGTAGCTTTCATAAAGGTTCAAAGTTTCTGTCACCAAGAGATTTTAGTGAGTAAAGTAATCTGGTGGCACTTCTGCAAACAGACATAGACATGCTGGTGCTCAGGCAGACAACACATAGTACCTCTTCAACAGAAAAACGAGACTTACTTGTCAATAGGTCTTAGCATTACCACTAAAATTGATCACCACAAGCTATTGTTAGCCATGGCTTCTTGGATCAGCAACTTGATGAACTTTTCGGGATTCTGCACTCGAGAATTGGCCAACAACCCGTGCATGAGGTACAGTGGGCTCACCGGAAGCAAGAGCAACCACATTATCAAGAAAATATTGTTTTGGAAGTCTCCCAACAACATTGCCTTCCTCATTTCCCTCCTTGTCCAGAAAGGCAAAATGAGGAATGCCTTCTACTCCAAACTCGTCAAGCTCTTGTTCCCACTTTGTGTTGTCAACATTTAGCATGACAAAGTTGACACGGTCCCTGGGAAGAAGACTTAAGGTAAGCACTGAGCATTGAatagaataaagaaaaaaaatcaaagatgaGTTCATTCAGTAATTTTATCCCAGGTTGGATCTTTTTGATACTGATACTGGAGGAAAACTTTTCAACAGGATTTCTAGACTAGTTGATTAATTGGGTACATCAGTTTATGAATAATGCAATCACTTGCAATGTATTGTTATATAGGTCCAGCCATGAGGTTAAGTTCTACAGGGGTTGCATTTTATGATCTGTAAGAAGGAAACTAATCAGAGTTGATTTTGCCATAGCAAAATGGTTAAGGTACAAAAGTAACGTCCAAAAGAGAGTTTActtcctcacaaaaaaaaaattaaaggagGAGAATTTACTTGTACTGTTGCTCAACTTTGTAGACATCTGGTGCTAATTCTCGACAAACTTCACACCAGTCTGCATAAAATTCAACTACAGTGGGCTTGCCATTTGAGAGAGcctgcatatatattatcaggTTACATTCATAGGCATGTAAAGAAAATGTCTTCACAGGAAATGCAGCAAATCCTTTTTTGGGAATACCCAAGGAGCGCATCATTGTATTAAGAAGAAGTAAAATTTATGTACAAAGCGGACCAAACAAAGGAAATGCAGCAAATCCAGATACCAATTTGAAGCAAAAACATGGAAGGTTTATTTGTCATTCAAGCTATTCACCTTAGCACAggaagaaaatataaatattgcTTAACCAATTGACAAGTCATACAAGTGAAAGTTTTCACATGTAAAGGCATCGGACCTATTGATTGGAAATGAATGCATCATCAATCTGTGACAACTGCCCAAAGAAAGACAGCATCTTGCAACCAATGGAAAAATATAATACATTTACAGAAGAAAACATATTTCAGATTAATATCCAAAACAACATCTTGTCTGAAATGATTGGATGTTTCATTTAGCTTGCCTAGTGGCAGAACATCGTCTTGACGCACATAAAAAAGGCAGAACATCATCTTGACGCACATAAAAAAATGTCAACTCGCATATTCATCTTCCTTCGTGAACGTAAAAGGTTCTGATCAGTCTGCCCCCAAAAAAGGTACTATAATGGGTGATGCTTAGAGATTTTTAAGTACATAAGAGATTTTGCTCCCCTTTTCTTGTTGGTGGATTGCGGTTAGCATTTAGAAATTCCACGTTGTTTGCTTCTGTTTTTCCAGTAATGGGTAAGTGTATAAGTCTCATAGGAGAAAGGCTGCAAACCTCTTCATACGGTGTAGCATTTGCTGCAAGATCTTTGAGAGAAACGCCTCCAAAGTCGAGTCTTTGATATGCAAAGAGGCCCACAGCTCCAATAGTGGAGGCCAGTGCTATCCTTCTGCTGAGATCCTTATTGGGAAAAGTTGGATTTCCAGCATCCTGGGATGCACTACTTGCCTCAGCCTTATCTTCAGTCGAGTCATCTTTGGCGGCCGGCTCATCCTGACGAAGCGAAGAAACTTTCAATCCATCAATAATTCAATTTCATTGATGTATAGCACAGCACTAGTCTTGTAAACATGAAacatggttttgctagttaTCCCGAAAATTAGCgccatgcagctagctagcgcatgtttctgaattctgatataAATCTCACCGAAAATGAAGCATGTTTAGATCAAGTATACCATTACCAAGAATGAATGGtcattaaaaatgtaaaatccCAGCAACTCAGATTTTTGTTTTCCCATCGGATGCAGCGAATCAGCGCGCTAGATACAGGAGTTATACTACTAGTAATAAGAGAACACACTATACGACGACGAAATTTTTGCAACGACTCACCGTCTGCGGCTCCGCCGAATCGGGCGGCGCGATGCAGGAGAGGGACCCGAGCCGTCGACGGGCCCGCCGCGGGCGGAGGCTGAGAGAAGAAGCCggcgtcgagcggcggcggcggaagccgGCGAGGCTCGCGCCGAGGTCGGGGAGGAGCAGCCCCGTACACCTCGATGCCACGACCGCCATCTCCCCTCCCAAGATTCCAACGTTAGCCTGCACGAGAGAGTACGAGACGGCACGGCAACCGCAGGAGGAAGAACCACTCGAGCAGAGTTAAAGTCAGTAACCTCTCCCTACCCGAGTCAAAAGCCCGGAGGTGGAGACGATGATGATGTGGGTGGCCGACACGCCGCCACGTCGCCCGCAATCGCGCAATGGAAGAACCGGGACGCTACAGAGCCGAACAAAAGCCCATCGCGATATTTGCCGGCCCATCTCACCACCGAGCCAGCCCAGCCTCGCTTCACCTGCGAGAAAAAGTTTGCCCTTTTCCAAGAAAAACACGGGAAACTCTTTTAATCACCTGGATATCAACTTGTTCttacatactcccttcgtcccataaaaaaaccaatctagaatACATActtctatccagattcattgtactagaatatgttacAACCAGTCATAAATtcgtttttttaggacggagggagtacatgtcaattaaatagttatgaaattgttttaaaaaagtttcataataTATCACTTTATAAACTTGCAAATTTAACTTGTacaagttatgaaaaaaaacaaattttgcatACGAACATTCAcagccatttttttttattttttataacgtatataagttgaatttaaacttacatattaatctatcgtgttaaatttttttaaaaaaatttaaccatTTGATTTACATGTAATAAACGAATAGCCGTTCACCTGGTGATTAGAATCCTCTACCCAAAAGCTCCTCTTTTCCCCAGCAAAAAGCTCGGCCGCGGCGCGCTTCGTGCGACGGAGACGAAAACCCGGGCGAGCTGGGTCCCGGCCTCCGGGCGGCTGGATGATTGCCGGCACTATCAACGCAGCTGGAGCTGACCAGTGTCCAGTGGATGATcggtcacacacacacactcgcACGCAGGCTGagccagcggcggaggcgataATGCAGGCGATCATTCTGTCCACCGATCGATGCATCCATTTGCATTTgccatgcaagcatgcaacgcATGCACGCACGCTCGCTTGCGTGCCAACCTGGGCTTGTCCGATTGTTTGTCCCCATCATCAGGTCCCTGCAGAATTACAAAAAAGGAAGAATTCATCAATTGAACGAGATGCAAATGCTGCAGGCATAGGAGTATACTAGGAGCAAGATGCAAGAGCAATAATGGGCAGTGGTTGTGcgtatttattttctttttcagaagAAGAGGTTGGTCAAGCCGTGTGAGAGAGTGGAAGAGAGGCCCACATTTGCTACACGCCTAGATCTTGATAAATTTATGCATAGTTTTATACTGCCTCCAATTGTGTGTTAGCCCTGATGCTTAACCTGCAAATGCGTCCAATTGTTGTGCAGCATGTGAGCTGTGAGAGCATACAACCATACTCTGATTGGTTATCCTGGCTGATACTTACAGTATATTAGTCGTAGCTGTGAAGGGAATGTTGATGGATTTGTTTAGGGCAATTCAGAAGCTTTGTCCCTTGCTCCGTGCTGTTACCGCTGTAACTTTTCTGCTCTGGGAATTCTTCACTTCCGCCTCCGATCTGCAGATGCCGGTACAGAGGTAATTGTCCTCTTCCAATAGTACTGTTTTGTGAAGGAACAATCAGAGTAGGGCTCATACGTCATGTCGGATGAACATGGTGTGAGTTTGGATGGTACATCTGTACTCTTGTTCAATAATAACAGACCAAGATTGAGATGAACTTAGTGTGCAAACATACCTGGATATGCAAGCTACTGCACTAGGAAGTATGTAATCTGGTGAATGCAAAGAGTACAAAGATTGTTTAAGCATGCACACTCATTACCTGAAGATTAGGAAAGGCAATGGATGAACAAAAGGCTCGGGAAAAGGTTGCTTGGAGCAGGACCGCATGAAATTGACTCTTTCTGTTACTTCCATAAAGGTTTCACAAAGCAACACAGCACTAGTTGCTCACACCCCATATAGTCCATGGCTCCATGCCTTGTCTCGCCAAGATTGCCAGCTTCTGCACTGTTATCTATAACAAAAAACAGCTTCCATATTAATGTGTCGctgctgatttttctttttaacataACATAAGGATAGAAGATGTGGATGTAGAGCGAACAAGAAGCAAAAGGGACAGACCGAACAACACGTTGTGGGCTGTAAGTTGATGATGACTAGCACACATCAGTCTTGATGAACATCACTCATCAGAAGCGACTTCACCTGGCTTGAGGACACCAAAACTTTAACACATCAAATGTTACTCCAACAGTCGTACTAGCACTGAAATGGCTCTTGACCTTAGCCTTTTTCTCGAACTCCAATGCATTGAACACTTTTGTTTCTGATAGGAAAATGCTTTGAACACTTTCAGAAAGTTGAAGAAAGCTTATCTCTGCCTTTGCACATCGCTGGGCTACTAGATTCCCTGGGTTTCTGCAAGACTGCAACCTCATCAACCACACAAGCCCTGATGAGACCAATGCCCATACAACCACAGACATCTTGAGTCATGCCAAGCCTCCACTGTTCTACAGTGACACGCACTCCTGAACAATCTGTTGCAGAATCCGAGCAAAGTTAAGGTTGTCGTAGCTACTCGCGTTGTTGCCTTTGAGCCCTTTTTCTCCTTTGGTGTGTCCTCCAGGCCAGGCCATGGCGCCTGCCAGGTCCATTGTCCAGCACACCCAGCCCCCAGGCACGCCCACGCACTACACTGGCATGCTGCCACTGGCACGAGTGCTGGGTATTGACACAGAAGCCTCTCTTTTTCAGGCGGTGAGGAAGCAGCCGGATTTGGGGCTCACCTTCCAGAGTTGTTGCCTTGTGATGAGCACTGATCTACTCCATCCACCAGTAAcctgcatctctctctctctcatgtgtACAGCCATAAAAGAGAGAGGCAGTAACACACACCGGCAGGTACGCCAGGACACCACCACCTCCAGTCTTGATGACCGGATCACGCCTTCACATTTATTATTGTCCGATCAGGcgatcatcttcttcttcccttgGCCAGGCGGCAGCTGGAGTTCAAAGTTCAAAATCCAGGTTTTTCAGAGCACTTCTTGGCCTTCACCTGACAAAGAAAGATGGCTGGATCATATGGACGTTGGTTAGGAGTACTACTTTCAAGACGTGTAAAAATTTTTGGGTActggataaaaggaaaagaacagTCTTTACCTGTGCGCTTGTGCCGTAGATTCCTTCATTCTTCTCGTtgttagtacttaattaacctGACCTGCGTTCACTTGGGTTAAAGTAATGGTGCCTTTGGTTCATGGCTTCATTTTATCGAGGTGGTATCCGAATCTTCATACTGGATGTTGATACTCTACCTGATAGGTGAAGGCTTGTTTTGCAATGCATCCTATTTCCTACTACTAGAaaatttctggaaaaaaaatggttcTACAAATGAACCAGGTACTGTAGTTGAATTCTTGTGTCAGTGTCACACTATACATATGATGGATGATCAGACAGCTCCAAGCATACCAGACATTCTTTTGGAGTTCCAAGCATAATAGAGTAGTAAAACATACTATTATGAGCAGTGGCTGTGTAGAGGTGAAAATTTTGCTGTTACTGGtaagattttggtggcaatgCGTAAAACATGGTTATAACTGTCACTCCTAGAGTAGCTGACAATCTTTCAGAAAGAGACAGTAAAGCATTAGATTAAGAGAAAGCAAGTACGGATGGTAGGATAAACAAATGGGTAATGGAGGATACGTGCTTTTGAGGCAAGCCGAACGGcattcaaaaaaacaaaaacgccATCTTGTCTTCGTCTTCCCCACTTGGAATCCTTCACTTCTCCCACCTAAAACCAAGCATCAGAATAGTACGCCATTATTGAGAGCTCCCTCGTCTCTCGTCTCTCCCTGGTGTCCTCCCCCTTCTCTGATTCCCATAGCGACAGCAAACACATCACACCCCTTCCTTTCTCCCGAGAAATGCCTTAGCTCAaagcagagttttttttttcttcttcttttttcgcCATTGCTGTTGTCTGCTTCGGTCTTCCAAAGGATCACGAGATGCAGGGGAGGAAGATGAAGAGCGCGAGGGAGATGGCCAGGGAGGAGaagaatcatcatcatcatcagcagcagcagcagcagcaatcgaGCTCCAAAGGCCAAGCATGGCAAGCGACTGATTGAGctctgtctctgtctctctgTCACCGATTTGCTGTTCTCTGATCCCCAATCTGTGTGTCTGTCTTGTGTTCAACAGGTTCTGCACCACCGGACTCCCCAGCGACGTCGTGATCGAGGTCGGCGACATGACATTCCATCTCCACAAGGTTGGTGAATCTTATCCCCCACACCTGTGTCTCCCAtaaatttccattttttttctttttttcccaactCTCCTTGATGCACGGACAGTGTTGGCTGTGAGCACTTTCTTTTCCTTGATCTCAATTAATTTGCTGCTAAATCTCGTACTCCAAATCTCTGTCATGATTCATGAGCTTGTGTGGTCCATTTCTTGATGTCGGGCTATGGAAAGTGTGAAGATTTTCTGCGTTTGTTGTTGATATCGAGAATTTCCTTGCAGTTCCCGTTAATGTCGAGGAGCAAGAAGCTCCACGACCTCATCACCAACAGGGAGTCGCGAGCTGCGGGCGGAGGAGAgcaagatgaggaggaggaggaggatgccggcgagatcagagaggaggaggtggtgctgGAGGTCGACGAGGACTCCGACGTGCACCGCATCCGCCTCCCGGACTTccccggcggcgcggaggcgttCGAGCAGGCGGCCAAGTTCTGCTACGGCGTCAAGCTGGACCtcacgccggccaccgccgcgccgctccgctGCGCCGCCGAGCGCCTCGGCATGTCCGACGACCACTCCGACGACAACCTCATCTCCCGCGCCGACAGGTTCATGTCCCACACCGTCCTGAGGAACCCCAGGGACGCCATCCGAGCCCTCAGGTCGTGCGAgggcctcctccccctcgccgacgacctcgGCCTCGTGTCACGCTGcgtcgacgccatcgccgccaagGCCGCCGCGTCCACGCCCACCGCACTGTTCGGTTGGCCCATcaacgatgccgccgccgccgccggcggcggcggcgaccgtccGCGCCGCAAGAacaatgccgccgccggcgcgacgtggttcgacgacctcgccggcttGTCGCTGGCCACGTTCACCCGCGTCATTGCCGCCATGAAGGAGCGGAACGTCGGCCCGGAGATCATTGAAGGCGCTCTCATCGCCTACGCCAAGCGCTCCATCCCTGGGCTGTCGCGCTCCGGCCGCCATGtaggcggcgccaccgccgccgccgcggctgtgCCGTCATCGGACGGCGAGCAGAAGGCGCTTCTGGAGACCGTCATCGCCAACCTCCCGGAGGAGACCATCAAGAGCAACGCCCACACCGGCACGGCCGTGGGCGCCACGACGGCGCGCGTCCTCTTCGGCCTCCTGCGCACGACGAGCATCCTACAGGCGTCGGAGTCCGCCCGTGACATGCTCGAGCGGCGCATAGCCGCGAGGCTCCCCGACGCGGCCGTCGACGACCTGCTCATCCCGAGCTACTCCTACCTCGTCGAGACGCTCTACGACGTCGAGTGCGTCGAGCGCATCGTGCGCTACTTCCTCGAAGGCCGAGACGCCGacgacggcaacgacgacggcagcgagcCGGAGACACCGGGCAGAGAGGCCAGCCGACGAGCCATGCTCGCCGTGGGGAGGCTGATGGATGCCTACCTGGGCGAGATCGCCGCAGATGCCAACCTGAAGCCGGACAAGTTCTGCGACCTCGCCTGGGCATTGCCGGATGGCGCCCGTGTCTACGACGACGGCCTCTACCGTGCTGTCGACATCTATCTCAAGGTAAACCAACACTGACAACGAGTGTTCTACCTCTTTACAACACAATGCCATTACTTAGCAGTGATTGTTTTGTTCTGTTCTTAGGCTCATCCTGGATtgagggaagaagagaaggagaaggtgaGCGGTGTCGTCGACGGCCGCAAGCTGACGCTAGAGGCGTGCACGCACGCGGCGCAGAACGAGCGGCTGCCGCTGCGGACGGTGGTGCAGGTGCTCTTCTTCGAGCAGCTCCAGCTGCGTCGCGCCATTGCAAGGACAATCATGGCGAACGAAGGTGGAGCAGCTGGtcaaggggaggaagaaggcgacAGCGATGCCGGTGGAACATGGCGGGTGGCGACAAGGGGGAACCAAATGCTGAGGCTGGACATGGACAGCATGCGAAACCGGGTGCAGGAGCTGGAGCGTGAGTGCACAAGCATGAGGAAAGCCATTGAGAAGATggaccggcgaggcggcggcagcacgcCAGGGGAGAGAGGAGCAACGCCGGCGATGGAAGGACGGTGGGGATCAATGGTGACGAAGCGGTTCGGGTGCAAGTTCCCGGCGCAGGTGTGCCAGTCACAGCAGCGCACGGTGGtggcgcggcctcgccggccaCGAATCGAGCAGAGCCCCTGAAATTCTTCTCCCTTGCACATCATAGCTTCCACTTGTTTTCTTGTGTTGATTCTTTACTTAGATTTGTGGAAAATGGAGGGGTTTTCCTTGGGAGATATTGAGTTTTACCATGTTTGATCATTGAATTGTAGCGGTGCACAATTGCTCAGTGCCATCTGGATGGCCAATGCATCAAGTCATACGTTGGCTAAGCAAAGTGAATCATCATTTCTTCATCACTGACATGATCCAGTAGCAGTAACAATTTACAACCGTAGTGAAGGAATTCAACTATAACAATGGGTGTCAATGACAGTAGTGGTGGAGAGATGGCTCACCTCACCAGTAATCGCCGCAGGAGCAGGCGCCGTCCTTGAAATGGTGGAAGCGCTTGTTGTCCCTGACGACAATCTCGCGGCCGGTGACCTTGGCGATGAGCTTGACGGCGTTGTGGCAGTCACCGCAGATACGGAGGTTCTTGATGACGCGGAGCGGGGTGCCCGGTGGCGTGCTGACCAGCCCGAACGCGATGGCGAGGCGCTCGCTGTGGTACATGAGCGCGCGGGCCTTGGCGTCCTCGTCGATGTCGTGCAGCACGTAGCGGGTGTCCGGCACGTACCCCGCCGCGCGTATCTCCTCGTGCAGCTCCCGCACCTTCTCGTACGCCTCCCGCCGCTTCGCCTCGTCGCcgtgctcctgctcctgctcatGATCCTTCCCCTGCGGCCTCGACGCTCCCTCGAGTGCTCGCCGCGCGTCGCCGCGGGCGCCGAGCTTGCAGTACAGAGTGGCGATCATGTGCAGGATGGGCGTGGCGATCCCGGGCAGGGACTTGGACAGCAATCGGTGCGCTCGCCTGAGCGACGCCAGCGACCGCGCCTCTCCGCAGGCCTGGATAACCGCGGCTTGCTCCTCCGGCGCGAGGTCGGCCAAtgcgccagcgccgcctcgcacgagcatttcgtcgagcaggtTAACGGCTGCCTCCGGGTTAGGCTCCTGGCACAGCCTCCGGAGCTCGTCGCGGTCGAGGCGGCCCTCTTCACGCCGCTTTCGTACGGTGCTCGTGACGGCGCCGACCCTGGGAGGTGCGGAGCGGCGAAGCAAGCGGCACCCTCCCCGGTGGCGTCGACTCCCCGTCACCGCAGCTGCCGGGAGGAAGCCGCGGCAGCGCGGGCTTGCAGCGGCTGCaggagggggcggcgcggcgagcatAGGAGATATTAGCATTTTCGCCGGCGATGTGTGGGGCGCCGGAGTGGCGGAGCAATCTCCGAATCCGACGGTAATGGTGGGAGTGGGTCGCGGTCGGAAGCGGAAGACGCAACCGCAGCCGCGCGAGCGAGGGAGAAAGACGATGAGGTCTACGCGCCCGGTCCATATGTAACCGGGCCCGTTTATTGGGCCGACCCACAGTTGTAAGCTGTTGCCTACTGGACTGGACTAGAATAGAGAGACTTTCAGTTTCGTCCAAATAAGCCCATATGTATATTTTAGCCCAATATAGTCTATAAGCACCCAATGAGCCCATAGTAACTTCTAGCCCAATAAACCCATAAGTATTTTCTGTCTCTTCCTCGTTTTTCCGTTAACGTACATAATGCTCTGTTCtcgaaagaaaaaaggaaaaaaaaacgtacAAAAGGTGTCGGTTCGAGACGAAAACATGACGAACTTTACGTACGCCGGCCGTGTACAGACAAAGCAGGCTTCAGATAACTGAAACGACGTGTACAAAACGAACACGGTCAGCTATCTACAGTATCAGCTACGTGCTTGTCAGTGGAGCTCTCTCTGTAACTCTGCATGCCGACGTGCCACCACGCAGCCACACGCGGACGGACACTAGTAGTTGCGAATTCGGCAAGACCGTTGGGGGTTTGGTCGTCTCTCACATCGAGCTAGCCAGCGACACGATCATGGGGAGATTGGCCCGGACGCCATGGACGAGCTGGCAGATTGATCCAGAAATAAAGGGGGAGACAGCGACGCCTGAAATTAAATTAGTGTTTCGACTTGGCTAATTATGATCGGTTGATAAGCTGAATTAGTTTCATTGGTTAATTAGGATGAGAATGGTCAGCCTGTTACCGTCTTTTTCAGCTTGTCTTATCTGGCCGATGCTGCattattgattttcttttttttttttgtttatccaTCCCATTTGGCCACGATTAGGCATGCAAAACGATTCTGTATGACTGTTTTTATGTGCAAGGTGTGTGGAGCACGTGGCTGACACGTCGGCTACACAGTTTCAAAGAAATGTTAACGTTTGTTAGtaaatgcttaattaatcacatcgATAGGATTATCAGCATTTCAGTATGAAATAATCGccaaaacataaaaaagaaaaccaactcTACatcaaaacttaattaatcgtagGGCCACGTGCTCTTTGCTCATATGC from Oryza glaberrima chromosome 3, OglaRS2, whole genome shotgun sequence carries:
- the LOC127767520 gene encoding BTB/POZ domain-containing protein At5g66560-like: MQGRKMKSAREMAREEKNHHHHQQQQQQQSSSKGQAWFCTTGLPSDVVIEVGDMTFHLHKFPLMSRSKKLHDLITNRESRAAGGGEQDEEEEEDAGEIREEEVVLEVDEDSDVHRIRLPDFPGGAEAFEQAAKFCYGVKLDLTPATAAPLRCAAERLGMSDDHSDDNLISRADRFMSHTVLRNPRDAIRALRSCEGLLPLADDLGLVSRCVDAIAAKAAASTPTALFGWPINDAAAAAGGGGDRPRRKNNAAAGATWFDDLAGLSLATFTRVIAAMKERNVGPEIIEGALIAYAKRSIPGLSRSGRHVGGATAAAAAVPSSDGEQKALLETVIANLPEETIKSNAHTGTAVGATTARVLFGLLRTTSILQASESARDMLERRIAARLPDAAVDDLLIPSYSYLVETLYDVECVERIVRYFLEGRDADDGNDDGSEPETPGREASRRAMLAVGRLMDAYLGEIAADANLKPDKFCDLAWALPDGARVYDDGLYRAVDIYLKAHPGLREEEKEKVSGVVDGRKLTLEACTHAAQNERLPLRTVVQVLFFEQLQLRRAIARTIMANEGGAAGQGEEEGDSDAGGTWRVATRGNQMLRLDMDSMRNRVQELERECTSMRKAIEKMDRRGGGSTPGERGATPAMEGRWGSMVTKRFGCKFPAQVCQSQQRTVVARPRRPRIEQSP
- the LOC127767528 gene encoding thioredoxin-like protein HCF164, chloroplastic, with the translated sequence MAVVASRCTGLLLPDLGASLAGFRRRRSTPASSLSLRPRRARRRLGSLSCIAPPDSAEPQTDEPAAKDDSTEDKAEASSASQDAGNPTFPNKDLSRRIALASTIGAVGLFAYQRLDFGGVSLKDLAANATPYEEALSNGKPTVVEFYADWCEVCRELAPDVYKVEQQYKDRVNFVMLNVDNTKWEQELDEFGVEGIPHFAFLDKEGNEEGNVVGRLPKQYFLDNVVALASGEPTVPHARVVGQFSSAESRKVHQVADPRSHG
- the LOC127767526 gene encoding pentatricopeptide repeat-containing protein At4g02750; the encoded protein is MLISPMLAAPPPPAAAASPRCRGFLPAAAVTGSRRHRGGCRLLRRSAPPRVGAVTSTVRKRREEGRLDRDELRRLCQEPNPEAAVNLLDEMLVRGGAGALADLAPEEQAAVIQACGEARSLASLRRAHRLLSKSLPGIATPILHMIATLYCKLGARGDARRALEGASRPQGKDHEQEQEHGDEAKRREAYEKVRELHEEIRAAGYVPDTRYVLHDIDEDAKARALMYHSERLAIAFGLVSTPPGTPLRVIKNLRICGDCHNAVKLIAKVTGREIVVRDNKRFHHFKDGACSCGDYW